In a single window of the Streptomyces sp. HUAS ZL42 genome:
- a CDS encoding nucleopolyhedrovirus P10 family protein produces MTVDGWTQTVRHQLGLGRLLPLGGPRDGAWITERAAEAVLRLAASRDLPEVRLGTLRIAAAAPEDTDEPAVPPPPSGLPPGPLRVTADFAAAPSGPLPATASRLRAILATAAAEDLGLTVTEVDLRVTALLDEEPEPAVVRPPEPPTAAATVDSAESRAAAAALGVPGVSRLTGTLGGLGRAVHLEERRGETALPHRHARVEIAVRAGHRAVDVAREVRAAVSEALPDHPTVAVLVTTVS; encoded by the coding sequence ATGACGGTGGACGGGTGGACGCAGACGGTACGGCATCAACTGGGCCTGGGCAGACTCCTGCCCCTGGGCGGGCCGCGCGACGGCGCGTGGATCACGGAGAGAGCGGCGGAGGCGGTGCTGCGCCTGGCGGCCTCCCGGGACCTCCCGGAGGTGCGCCTGGGCACGCTCCGGATCGCCGCGGCGGCCCCTGAGGACACGGACGAACCCGCCGTACCACCGCCTCCGAGCGGCCTGCCGCCCGGCCCGCTGCGGGTGACGGCGGACTTCGCGGCCGCACCGTCCGGGCCCCTGCCGGCGACGGCGTCCCGGTTGAGGGCGATTCTGGCGACGGCCGCGGCGGAGGATCTGGGCCTGACGGTGACGGAGGTGGATCTCCGGGTGACGGCCTTGCTGGACGAGGAACCGGAGCCTGCGGTCGTCCGTCCGCCCGAGCCGCCGACGGCCGCGGCCACCGTGGACAGCGCCGAGAGCCGAGCGGCCGCGGCCGCTCTGGGCGTCCCCGGCGTGTCCCGTCTGACAGGCACACTGGGCGGCCTGGGCCGTGCGGTGCACCTCGAGGAACGCCGCGGGGAAACAGCCCTGCCGCACCGCCACGCGCGCGTGGAGATCGCGGTCCGCGCGGGCCATCGTGCGGTGGACGTGGCCCGCGAAGTCCGCGCCGCGGTGTCGGAGGCGCTACCGGATCACCCGACGGTGGCGGTACTGGTCACGACGGTGAGTTGA
- a CDS encoding Asp23/Gls24 family envelope stress response protein, with amino-acid sequence MTEMTEQNRTQGAEPTVQARKVTQRGGGDPAARGRTTIADGVVEKIAGMAARDVPGVHAMGSGLSRTFGAVRDRVPGGSKSVTRGVKAEVGEVQTALDLEIVVDYGVSISDVAGDVRENVIAAVERMTGLEVVEVNIDVSDVKLPEEEEEEPERRIQ; translated from the coding sequence ATGACCGAGATGACGGAACAGAACCGGACGCAGGGCGCAGAACCTACGGTCCAGGCACGCAAGGTCACCCAACGGGGCGGCGGGGATCCGGCGGCCCGGGGCCGGACGACCATTGCCGACGGTGTCGTCGAGAAGATCGCCGGTATGGCGGCCCGGGACGTCCCGGGTGTGCATGCCATGGGCAGCGGACTGTCGCGCACCTTCGGAGCCGTTCGGGACCGGGTGCCCGGCGGATCGAAGTCCGTGACGCGCGGGGTCAAGGCCGAAGTCGGCGAGGTGCAGACCGCGCTCGACCTGGAGATCGTCGTCGACTACGGCGTGTCGATCTCCGATGTCGCAGGAGACGTGCGGGAGAACGTCATCGCGGCGGTGGAACGGATGACCGGACTCGAAGTGGTCGAGGTCAACATCGACGTGAGTGATGTGAAGCTGCCGGAGGAAGAGGAAGAGGAGCCGGAGCGTCGGATCCAGTGA